One segment of Tamlana crocina DNA contains the following:
- a CDS encoding peptide MFS transporter, with protein MTNTTGIKQKELFGHPVGLYVLFFTEMWERFSYYGMRAILVLYLVAQAQGENAGLGWSNGEALALYGWYTMLVYVASIPGGWIADKFLGQKKSVLYGGILLVAGHTILAIEEMWAFYSGLGLIIAGVGMLKPNISTMVGGLYKQGDIRRDKGFTIFYIGINVGAFLSSLIVGYVGEVHGWHYGFGLAGIGMALGLIQYLIGQKHLKHVGNFSGNSENEEEKAAMKRPLTKVEKDRVVVLFISFLLVIVFWGSFEQAGGLMNIYAKENTNRMFMGWEVPATWFQSLNAMFIIFLGTSVAAFWARRKLKGKISTSLFKMIVGLIIMGTGFFFMSAASTQFESTGSSAMYWLVLAYLFHTVGELCISPVALSYITKLAPLKYASLMMGVYFAMTGFGNKLAGLLGEASESLGEFAIFTGIAVFCVAFGALVMVFRNKLEKLTHGAEDNEREMLEQEPYELADPEIN; from the coding sequence ATGACGAATACGACTGGAATTAAACAAAAGGAATTATTTGGGCACCCAGTAGGGTTATATGTATTGTTTTTTACCGAAATGTGGGAACGTTTTTCATATTACGGTATGCGAGCAATATTGGTGCTTTATTTGGTGGCTCAGGCCCAAGGGGAGAATGCTGGGTTGGGATGGTCCAATGGTGAGGCACTTGCCCTTTATGGGTGGTACACCATGCTGGTTTATGTAGCTTCAATTCCAGGCGGATGGATTGCCGATAAATTTTTGGGCCAAAAGAAATCTGTGCTTTACGGGGGAATTCTTTTGGTAGCTGGCCATACTATTTTGGCCATAGAGGAAATGTGGGCGTTTTATTCCGGTTTAGGTTTAATTATTGCCGGTGTAGGTATGCTAAAGCCCAATATTTCTACTATGGTGGGGGGCTTATATAAACAAGGCGATATTAGAAGAGATAAAGGTTTTACCATTTTTTACATAGGTATAAATGTTGGAGCTTTCTTATCGAGTTTAATAGTAGGTTACGTAGGCGAGGTGCATGGTTGGCATTATGGTTTTGGTTTGGCTGGAATAGGAATGGCTTTAGGTTTAATCCAATATCTTATTGGCCAAAAGCATTTAAAGCATGTAGGCAACTTTAGTGGGAATTCTGAAAATGAAGAAGAAAAAGCGGCCATGAAAAGACCGTTGACCAAAGTAGAAAAAGACCGCGTCGTGGTTCTATTTATTTCGTTTTTACTGGTAATTGTTTTTTGGGGCTCTTTTGAGCAAGCTGGCGGATTAATGAATATTTACGCTAAGGAAAATACCAATAGGATGTTTATGGGCTGGGAGGTTCCCGCTACGTGGTTTCAATCATTAAATGCGATGTTCATTATATTTTTGGGTACATCGGTGGCCGCATTTTGGGCAAGACGAAAGCTAAAAGGAAAAATTTCCACTTCATTATTTAAAATGATTGTGGGGCTGATTATTATGGGAACAGGCTTCTTTTTTATGTCGGCTGCTTCGACACAGTTCGAAAGTACTGGGTCTTCCGCCATGTATTGGTTGGTACTGGCTTATTTATTCCATACTGTAGGCGAACTATGTATTTCTCCTGTGGCCTTGTCGTACATCACGAAGTTGGCTCCGTTAAAGTACGCTTCACTTATGATGGGCGTATATTTTGCTATGACGGGCTTTGGTAACAAATTGGCTGGTCTGTTAGGAGAGGCTTCCGAAAGCTTAGGAGAGTTTGCCATTTTCACCGGAATAGCTGTCTTTTGTGTTGCGTTCGGGGCACTTGTTATGGTGTTTAGAAACAAGCTGGAAAAGTTAACCCATGGGGCCGAAGACAATGAAAGGGAAATGTTGGAACAAGAACCTTATGAACTGGCCGATCCAGAAATAAACTAA